A single window of Fervidicoccus fontis Kam940 DNA harbors:
- a CDS encoding ribbon-helix-helix domain-containing protein codes for MKKNITVKVSDDVLELIKELIRSGKYKNRNQIINKALDEFLAKEIFSIDYLNVKRNNENSVATD; via the coding sequence ATGAAGAAGAACATTACTGTAAAGGTTTCCGATGACGTGCTGGAGCTCATAAAGGAACTGATTCGATCAGGAAAATATAAGAACAGAAATCAGATAATAAACAAGGCTTTGGATGAATTTTTAGCAAAGGAAATATTTAGCATAGACTACCTCAACGTAAAGAGAAATAATGAGAATTCAGTAGCTACTGATTAA
- a CDS encoding 50S ribosomal protein L40e, with product MPIKDPELVEIVTKRVLDKMICRNCGAINPPNATKCRRCGSKNLRPKKKKLGMKKG from the coding sequence ATGCCCATAAAAGATCCTGAACTTGTCGAAATAGTAACGAAGAGAGTATTAGACAAGATGATTTGTAGGAATTGCGGAGCTATCAACCCTCCTAATGCTACTAAATGCAGGAGATGTGGCAGTAAAAATTTAAGACCAAAGAAGAAGAAATTAGGAATGAAGAAAGGATGA
- a CDS encoding carbon-nitrogen hydrolase family protein — MKIAIAHMTLKLLSKKLNFERAKKVVHEAKQKGAKVVILPSMINLGPAISFTSPAQLKSILKNHAERIPSGGTAYFLSTLAVQNSIFIISGPILERAGPKVFLTSLAISPTGNIVGKYRKIVLSHSDISIGLSSGKSLEVVDMKEKYGIMAEWDSYHPEIARGLTILGSTVLINFPRIEPVFDKKLKKILETRSIENNVPIMSIGGIIKSQDQFLAEFPSLIYDPYEGLLEEITLESKKEEKTMKVSDEDKVVLLELQNYTQKPQLQEQKYLMELFTTVYKDLKKKMEGQEEEATKHSE, encoded by the coding sequence ATGAAAATAGCTATTGCTCACATGACACTAAAATTACTCTCAAAGAAGCTCAATTTCGAAAGAGCTAAAAAAGTTGTTCATGAAGCAAAGCAGAAAGGTGCTAAAGTTGTCATTCTTCCATCAATGATAAATTTAGGTCCTGCTATTTCATTTACAAGCCCTGCTCAACTGAAATCTATCCTTAAGAATCATGCAGAGAGAATACCTAGCGGAGGAACAGCATATTTCCTTTCAACTTTGGCTGTACAGAACAGCATCTTCATAATCTCTGGGCCAATACTAGAAAGGGCTGGACCTAAGGTTTTTTTGACCTCCCTAGCGATATCTCCTACTGGAAATATTGTAGGAAAATATAGAAAAATAGTTTTAAGCCACTCGGATATTTCTATCGGTTTATCTTCTGGAAAGAGCCTTGAAGTAGTTGATATGAAAGAAAAATATGGAATCATGGCGGAGTGGGACTCTTATCATCCTGAAATCGCTAGGGGGCTTACAATTTTAGGCTCAACAGTTTTAATAAATTTCCCAAGAATTGAACCTGTTTTTGATAAAAAACTGAAAAAAATTCTTGAAACGAGAAGCATTGAAAACAATGTTCCAATAATGTCTATTGGAGGAATTATAAAATCTCAAGATCAGTTTTTGGCAGAATTTCCATCTTTAATTTATGATCCTTATGAAGGGCTTTTGGAAGAAATCACTTTAGAGTCTAAAAAAGAGGAAAAAACGATGAAAGTAAGTGATGAGGACAAGGTAGTTCTTTTAGAACTTCAAAATTACACTCAAAAGCCACAACTTCAAGAACAGAAATATTTGATGGAGCTCTTCACTACTGTATATAAAGATTTGAAGAAAAAGATGGAAGGTCAGGAAGAGGAAGCTACAAAGCACTCAGAGTAA